One genomic region from Rosa rugosa chromosome 1, drRosRugo1.1, whole genome shotgun sequence encodes:
- the LOC133726000 gene encoding fatty acid hydroperoxide lyase, chloroplastic, which yields MSAFMMSITPGIPSSSSSSSSSSSPSHTVTSSPPPTSLPVRTIPGAYGLPLLGPISDRLDYFWFQGPETFFKKRTDKYKSTVFRTNVPPSFPLFLGVNPNVVAVLDCKSFSHLFDMDLVEKKNCLVGDFMPSVKFTGDLRTCAYLDTSEPQHAQIKNFAMDILKQSSKIWVTELTANLSTFWDTIDADVAKDGKASYLIPLQKSFFKFFTKCLVGADASNSPKIAESGYAMLDRWLALQLLPTVKIGVLQPLEEIFLHSFAYPSFLVSGDYNTLYQFIEEYGKEVVNRGQTEFGLGKEEVIHNLLFVLGFNAFGGFSVFLPSLVNAIASDTTGLQQRLVKEVRENAGSTLSFESVKDLQLVQSVVYETLRLNPPVPLQFARARKDFQLSSHDSAFEIKKGELLCGFQTQVMRDGKIFDAPETFKPDRFLENKELQNYLYWSNGPQTGSPSASNKQCPGKDTVTLTACLFVAYIFQRYDSITGTSSSITAVEKAKQEAV from the exons ATGTCTGCTTTCATGATGAGCATCACTCCAGGcataccttcttcttcttcttcttcttcttcttcttcatcaccatcaCACACAGTGACTTCTTCACCACCGCCGACGTCACTTCCCGTCCGTACGATCCCGGGGGCGTACGGCCTTCCGTTGCTGGGCCCGATCTCCGACCGGCTGGACTACTTCTGGTTCCAGGGACCGGAGACGTTCTTCAAGAAAAGAACCGACAAGTACAAGAGTACGGTGTTCCGGACCAATGTCCCTCCGAGTTTCCCGCTGTTCTTGGGTGTTAACCCCAACGTTGTGGCCGTGCTGGACTGCAAGTCGTTCTCGCATCTCTTCGACATGGACCTCGTCGAGAAGAAGAACTGTCTGGTCGGAGACTTCATGCCCAGTGTTAAGTTCACCGGTGACCTCAGGACCTGTGCTTACCTTGATACTTCTGAACCTCAACACGCCCAG ATCAAGAACTTTGCCATGGACATCTTGAAACAAAGCTCCAAGATATGGGTAACTGAGCTCACTGCCAACCTTTCCACATTTTGGGACACGATAGATGCAGATGTTGCCAAGGATGGAAAGGCTAGCTATTTGATCCCACTCCAGAAGTCCTTCTTCAAGTTCTTCACAAAATGCTTAGTTGGAGCTGACGCTTCGAACTCGCCCAAAATAGCCGAGTCTGGCTACGCTATGCTCGACCGCTGGCTCGCCCTCCAGCTCCTCCCCACTGTGAAGATCGGTGTGCTTCAACCTCTCGAGGAGATTTTCCTTCATTCCTTTGCATACCCATCTTTTCTTGTGAGTGGAGACTACAACACGCTTTACCAGTTTATAGAAGAATATG GTAAAGAAGTAGTAAACAGAGGTCAAACCGAGTTCGGACTCGGTAAAGAAGAAGTTATTCACAACCTTCTGTTTGTGCTTGGCTTCAACGCATTTGGTGGGTTCTCAGTGTTTCTTCCAAGTCTAGTAAACGCAATAGCCAGTGACACCACTGGTTTACAACAAAGACTAGTCAAAGAAGTCAGGGAAAATGCCGGTTCAACTCTGAGTTTTGAATCGGTGAAAGACTTGCAACTCGTTCAGTCTGTGGTGTATGAAACACTCCGGCTCAACCCCCCAGTTCCTCTCCAATTCGCCCGGGCAAGAAAGGACTTCCAACTCAGTTCGCATGACTCGGCCTTTGAGATCAAGAAGGGAGAGTTGCTTTGTGGTTTTCAAACACAGGTCATGAGGGACGGGAAGATCTTTGATGCTCCGGAGACTTTTAAACCGGACCGGTTCCTGGAAAACAAAGAGTTACAGAATTATTTGTACTGGTCCAACGGACCGCAAACTGGTTCACCCAGCGCCTCAAACAAACAGTGCCCGGGCAAGGACACAGTGACCCTCACTGCTTGTTTGTTCGTTGCTTATATATTTCAAAGATATGACTCAATCACCGGGACTTCTTCCTCTATTACAGCCGTTGAGAAGGCCAAGCAGGAAGCAGTATGA
- the LOC133726001 gene encoding uncharacterized protein LOC133726001, with protein MAMSPAVLKAGLVIVGLCIAGYILGPPLYWHFMEGLAAVSRSSSSYSYSYSCPPCTCDCSSQPLLSIPIGLSNISFADCAKHDPEVNEDTEKNFVDLLTEELKLREAQALENQQKADITLLEAKKIASQYQKEADKCSSGMETCEEAREKAEATLEAQRKMTATWELRARQKGWKEGMTKSTAQTQGNVQTA; from the exons atgGCGATGAGTCCGGCGGTGCTGAAGGCGGGGCTGGTCATAGTGGGCCTCTGCATAGCCGGCTACATTCTCGGCCCACCTCTCTACTGGCACTTCATGGAGGGCTTGGCCGCCGTCTCccgctcttcttcttcttattcttattCTTATTCCTGCCCTCCTTGCACCTGCGACTGCTCTTCTCAGCCGCTCCTCTCCATCCCCATTG GACTCAGCAACATTTCGTTTGCAG ACTGTGCAAAGCATGATCCAGAGGTGAATGAGGATACTGAAAAGAACTTTGTGGATCTTTTGACTGAGGAATTGAAGCTTCGggaagctcaagctttggagaATCAGCAAAAAGCTGATATAACTCTACTGGAGGCTAAGAAGATTGCATCCCAGTATCAAAAGGAAGCTGACAAGTGCAGTTCAGGGATGGAAACATGTGAAGAAGCAAGGGAGAAAGCTGAAGCAACATTAGAGGCTCAGAGGAAAATGACAGCAACGTGGGAGCTTAGGGCTCGTCAAAAGGGATGGAAAGAAGGAATGACCAAGTCTACTGCTCAGACTCAAGGAAATGTCCAGACTGCGTAG
- the LOC133726002 gene encoding uncharacterized protein LOC133726002 — protein sequence MAVEIPTDAIKQLQILLRKQAKMSSYDPDDTPLANLPSPEETISELDPSPPYLRCKHCKGRLLRGVASLSCVFCGAETCKDLPPDPINFRNTLGFRWLLKSLALDGSEIVDLPTKANESSRGQNAAKDELTVSELLNVEIRWTSKSEKSGAGLSDEKAPTRPKSFLDLAGVNLDNFFSEGEKDAALNASEEPFEPSSQTATTESSAFKRSENLSLFASEGPFEPNKPIATTESSAFKGSENLSIFAFEPSKQIATTESGAFQGSENRSFFASEKPFESGKQITTTESTAFQGHENLSLFENVQPSATAVQSTQGESGDSISSWPASFQSAASENVPQESKSLDPFVGSTVDLSAHIDTVFGSVGDSTNVKSNHSTSTSNDWFSDDLLSISNSGLAGQPQQLESLSTVKDDRIAENANNLLSTGVDWVEDTQWQTTSKEAPDNTTADEDDDSFGAWNDFTSSSSAQNPSSSSKQTVDQTTAPDKNSVTNLFSTASNSQDDDSFGAWNDFTSLSSAQNGSSSSKQTVDQMTPADETSVTNLFSTASNSQDLDFGNFSQPDLSAGAITSSHGSTVVNISQPEASVLDRMADAGPKDEDVAKDGGDIFSAKTVSKSEDVEKIMSQMHDLSFMLEGNLSLPPKRDVHSLSQDHT from the exons ATGGCCGTCGAAATCCCAACGGATGCGATAAAGCAGCTGCAGATCTTGCTTCGAAAACAAGCCAAGATGTCGTCGTACGACCCGGACGACACGCCGTTGGCAAATCTCCCTTCTCCGGAAGAAACCATATCGGAGCTGGATCCGTCGCCGCCGTACCTCCGGTGCAAGCATTGCAAGGGCCGACTTCTCAGAGGCGTAGCGTCGCTGAGTTGCGTCTTCTGTGGCGCAGAAACCTGCAAGGACCTGCCTCCTGATCCTATCAATTTCCGCAACACTTTAGGGTTCCGGTGGTTGCTCAAGTCCTTGGCTCTGGATGGATCG GAGATAGTGGACCTACCGACTAAAGCGAATGAATCCAGTAGAGGCCAGAATGCAGCGAAGGATGAGTTAACCGTGTCTGAGCTTTTAAATGTAGAAATAAGATGGACTTCTAAGTCAGAGAAATCCGGGGCTGGGCTTTCGGATGAGAAGGCTCCCACTCGGCCTAAAAGTTTTTTGGATTTGGCTGGAGTGAATCTGGACAACTTCTTTTCTGAAGGAGAGAAAGATGCTGCTTTGAATGCATCTGAAGAGCCGTTTGAGCCGAGCTCTCAGACTGCAACTACAGAGAGTAGTGCTTTCAAACGTAGTGAAAATCTTAGTTTGTTTGCATCAGAAGGGCCGTTTGAGCCGAACAAACCAATTGCCACTACAGAGAGTAGCGCTTTCAAAGGTAGTGAAAATCTTAGTATATTTGCGTTTGAGCCAAGCAAACAGATTGCCACTACAGAGAGTGGTGCGTTCCAAGGTAGTGAAAATCGTAGTTTCTTTGCATCTGAGAAGCCGTTTGAGTCGGGCAAACAGATTACCACCACAGAGAGTACTGCTTTTCAAGGTCATGAAAATCTTAGCTTGTTTGAGAATGTGCAGCCTTCTGCGACAGCTGTGCAGTCTACTCAAGGCGAGAGCGGTGATTCCATTTCCAGTTGGCCGGCAAGTTTTCAGTCCGCTGCTTCTGAAAATGTTCCTCAAGAATCAAAATCACTTGACCCCTTTGTGGGTTCTACAGTTGATCTTTCTGCCCATATAGACACGGTGTTTGGATCTGTTGGGGACTCGACTAATGTAAAATCAAACCATAGTACATCCACGAGTAATGACTGGTTTTCAGATGATTTATTGAGTATTTCCAACTCTGGGTTAGCTGGGCAGCCTCAACAGTTAGAATCACTTTCTACGGTGAAGGATGACAGAATAGCTGAAAATGCAAATAACTTATTATCTACTGGTGTTGATTGGGTTGAAGACACTCAATGGCAGACCACTAGCAAGGAGGCTCCTGATAATACGACTgctgatgaggatgatgattcGTTTGGTGCTTGGAATGACTTTACTAGCTCGAGTAGTGCACAGAATCCATCTAGCTCTTCAAAACAAACTGTCGATCAGACAACAGCTCCTGACAAGAATTCAGTAACAAATCTGTTCAGCACAGCTAGCAATTCACAGGATGATGATTCGTTTGGTGCTTGGAATGATTTTACTAGCTTGAGTAGTGCACAGAATGGTTCTAGCTCTTCAAAACAAACTGTCGATCAGATGACACCTGCTGATGAGACTTCAGTAACAAATCTGTTCAGCACAGCTAGCAACTCACAGGACTTGGATTTTGGTAACTTTTCGCAGCCAGATCTCTCTGCTGGAGCAATTACCAGTTCACATGGTTCTACAGTAGTGAATATATCCCAGCCAGAGGCTTCTGTTTTAGACAG GATGGCTGATGCGGGCCCAAAAGATGAAGATGTTGCGAAGGATGGAGGAGATATTTTTAGTGCAAAAACAGTATCAAAGTCTGAAGATGTGGAGAAAATAATGTCACAGATGCATGATCTCTCTTTTATGCTTGAGGGCAATCTTTCATTACCTCCCAAGCGAGATGTACATTCACTTTCCCAAGATCACACAtaa
- the LOC133732525 gene encoding protein MICRORCHIDIA 7-like, whose product MPASAMGKSNNNPRAYGRQSCTKQFWKAGEYEGAPRNTRRQMDSSSTSGFDHARMHPKFLHSNATSHKWALGAFAELLDNALDEVHSGATYVNVDVLDNKKDGSKMLLVEDNGGGMDPEKMRKCMSLGYSEKSKMADTIGQYGNGFKTSTMRLGADVIVFSRSDRTQSIGLLSYTFLRSTAKEDIVVPILDYERRRRNETWGKMFRSSSENWDKSLETILEWSPFESERDLDHQFYMMKQHGTRIIIYNLWEDDEGNLELDLDTEAHDIQMRGVNRDEKNIQMAEQYPNSRHFLTYRHSLRSYAAILYLRLPTNFRIILRGKDVEHHNILNDLMWSEQITYRPKPIEKEETYIAKKTKKEKKDTNMVAEVTLGFVKDAKNHLDVQGFNVYHRNRLITPFWRVWNAAGSDGRGVIGVIEADYINPAHDKQGFEHTLLLDRLKQKLVETQKAYWSTNCHKIGYAPRRNVRAIYEEREAAKSGSQRPVLDSNPDKSSSRKTPVLDSNPDESPSSKRPVLDSNRDETSSRKRPVLDSNLDKSSSRKRSLPDLNTNEAKSPPHKSQKVSSDKSPNANADMHKKNKD is encoded by the exons ATGCCAGCATCAGCCATGGGGAAAAGTAACAACAACCCTCGTGCCTATGGTCGCCAAAGCTGCACCAAGCAGTTTTGGAAGGCTGGGGAATACGAAGGAGCTCCTCGCAACACCCGCAGACAAATGGATTCTTCTTCCACTAGTGGATTCGATCACGCCAGGATGCACCCCAAGTTTCTGCACTCCAATGCAACGAGTCACAAGTGGGCTCTTGGAGCTTTCGCGGAGCTTTTAGACAATGCACTGGACGAGGTGCACAGCGGTGCTACCTATGTCAATGTAGACGTGCTTGACAACAAGAAAGACGGAAGCAAAATGCTCCTGGTTGAAGACAATGGCGGTGGGATGGACCCGGAGAAGATGAGGAAGTGCATGTCATTGGGGTATTCAGAGAAAAGCAAGATGGCAGACACCATTGGACAGTACGGAAACGGTTTCAAAACAAGTACCATGAGGCTAGGGGCTGACGTCATCGTCTTCTCTCGTAGTGACAGAACTCAGAGCATAGGGTTGTTGTCTTACACTTTCTTGAGGAGCACGGCAAAGGAGGATATTGTAGTTCCCATACTGGACTACGAGAGAAGACGAAGGAATGAAACTTGGGGCAAGATGTTCCGATCCTCGAGCGAAAACTGGGACAAAAGTTTGGAGACAATACTTGAGTGGTCGCCGTTTGAGAGTGAACGAGACTTGGATCATCAATTTTATATGATGAAGCAGCACGGCACCCGAATAATCATATACAACCTTTGGGAGGACGATGAAGGAAACTTGGAGCTTGACTTGGACACTGAAGCTCATGATATTCAAATGCGAGGCGTGAACCGGGATGAGAAGAACATACAAATGGCTGAACAGTATCCAAACTCTCGTCATTTTTTGACCTACCGCCACTCGTTGAGGAGTTATGCAGCAATTCTCTACTTGCGGCTTCCCACTAACTTTCGAATCATTCTTCGCGGCAAGGATGTTGAGCATCACAACATTTTGAATGATTTGATGTGGTCCGAGCAGATTACGTATAGGCCTAAGCCTATCGAAAAGGAGGAGACATATATAGCGAAGAAAAccaagaaggaaaagaaggatACAAATATGGTTGCTGAGGTCACTCTTGGGTTTGTGAAAGACGCAAAAAACCATCTTGATGTTCAAGGGTTCAATGTATATCACAGGAATAGGCTGATCACGCCATTTTGGAGGGTGTGGAATGCTGCAGGAAGCGATGGCCGCGGTGTTATAGGTGTTATAGAAGCTGATTATATCAACCCAGCTCATGATAAGCAGGGGTTTGAGCATACCTTACTTCTTGACAGACTCAAGCAAAAGTTGGTAGAAACGCAAAAGGCATACTGGTCTACCAATTGTCACAAAATTGGCTATGCTCCACGCCGCAATGTCAGGGCTATTTATGAAGAGAGGGAAGCTGCTAAGTCAGGTAGCCAAAGACCAGTTTTAGATTCAAATCCAGACAAGTCCTCTTCACGCAAGACACCGGTTTTAGATTCAAATCCAGATGAGTCCCCTTCAAGCAAGAGACCAGTTTTAGATTCAAATCGAGACGAGACCTCTTCACGAAAGAGACCAGTTTTAGATTCAAATCTAGACAAGTCCTCTTCACGCAAGAGATCACTTCCAGATTTGAATACAAATGAAGCCAAATCCCCCCCACACAAAAGTCAGAAAGTTTCTTCAGACAAATCTCCCAATGCGAATGCGGATATGCACAAGAAAAATAAA GATTAA
- the LOC133732536 gene encoding uncharacterized protein LOC133732536, translating into MPMERDPRRGSNITASIANLPESLLGDQPSPPPGGGGRAFPTMPGSEFARSIYADQARREVEQLIEELNDRRTREQALQGLSKLKEVPDVALLLWHTSGLMFMLLREITGVYHLMSTPNLTQEVSNRVCNTITLFQCIASHLETRKPFIRASMPLYLYPFIGTENKDKPHEYLRLSSLGALGALVKGHPPNRDEVDPEIIHFLLESQRFENIYVPLNVPAHVLQVATFIVERILTTDEGLNYCCNFGDRFYVVTHVLGEMTDKLLEEPSARLLKLIIKCFLILSKGPRDSEGLRCCIPKSLTHPNAINLLSGDRDAMRGLQQLLKNVSNGHQVHVSPTGELVGYLIDG; encoded by the exons ATGCCAATGGAGAGAGATCCGAGGAGAGGCAGCAATATCACTGCCTCAATTGCTAACCTTCCAGAATCATTGTTGGGCGATcaaccatcaccaccaccaggaggaggaggcagGGCGTTTCCAACCATGCCTGGGTCGGAGTTTGCCCGATCCATTTACGCCGACCAGGCCAGAAGGGAGGTAGAGCAGTTGATTGAGGAGCTTAACGATCGTCGTACCCGTGAACAGGCTCTGCAAGGTCTCTCTAAG CTGAAGGAGGTTCCTGACGTGGCTCTATTACTGTGGCATACCAGTGGTCTCATGTTTATGCTCCTAAGG GAAATAACTGGTGTATACCACCTGATGTCAACCCCAAATCTTACTCAGGAAGTATCAAACCGAGTTTGCAATACCATAACTCTGTTTCAG TGTATAGCTTCTCATCTAGAGACAAGAAAGCCATTTATCAGAG CTAGCATGCCATTGTATCTCTACCCTTTCATTGGCACTGAGAACAAGGACAAGCCTCATGAATATCTCAGACTATCCAGCTTAGGTGCTCTTGGGGCCCTAGTGAAG GGTCACCCACCAAATAGAGATGAAGTAGATCCAGAAATTATACACTTCCTCCTAGAAAGCCAG AGGTTTGAGAATATTTATGTTCCTTTGAATGTGCCCGCACATGTTCTGCAGGTGGCTACATTTATAGTTGAAAGAATTCTGACAACTGATGAGGGACTCAACTACTGCTGCAATTTCGGGGATCGGTTTTATGTAGTAACTCATGTTCTTGGAGAGATGACTGATAAGCTTCTTGAAGAACCTTCTGCCCGCCTGCTTAAACTTATCATAAAGTGCTTTCTTATACTGTCGAAAGGTCCAAG GGACAGTGAAGGTTTAAGATGCTGTATTCCTAAGAGCTTAACACATCCCAATGCTATTAACCTCCTCTCT GGTGACCGAGACGCCATGCGGGGTCTGCAACAGCTCTTGAAAAATGTTTCAAATGGGCACCAGGTTCATGTATCACCCACTGGGGAGCTAGTTGGGTACTTGATCGATGGCTAG
- the LOC133744201 gene encoding cysteine-rich repeat secretory protein 38-like, translating to MFFSKSIPLSFLLFCLLHHAASGASPLYHICFSKANYTGSSQYHANLNTMLNHLSTKVPPTGFGVASTGLGPNKVNGLALCRGDVSSPKCKTCVIEASKELRARCPHKKGAIIWYDHCMLKYSNGNFFGQIDSTNKFYMWNTKTVSNPTPFNKNVKKLLSGLSNKASSNRKFYSTGELQLDKSNKLYGLVQCTRDLSRLECKKCLDVAISELPKCCDAKRGGRVGGGSCNFRYELSRFV from the coding sequence ATGTTCTTCTCCAAATCAATCCCTCTGTCATTCTTGCTCTTCTGTCTTTTGCACCATGCAGCCTCTGGTGCTTCCCCACTTTATCATATCTGTTTCAGCAAGGCAAACTACACTGGCAGTAGTCAATACCATGCTAACTTGAACACGATGCTCAATCATTTATCCACCAAAGTCCCTCCAACTGGATTCGGGGTTGCTTCAACTGGTCTAGGTCCGAACAAAGTAAACGGACTAGCGCTATGCCGAGGCGACGTCTCAAGCCCAAAGTGTAAGACTTGTGTCATTGAAGCAAGCAAAGAGCTTCGTGCACGCTGCCCTCATAAAAAAGGAGCCATAATATGGTACGACCATTGCATGCTGAAGTACTCAAATGGCAACTTCTTTGGGCAAATTGATAGCACAAACAAGTTCTATATGTGGAACACCAAGACCGTAAGCAATCCCACACCATTCAATAAGAATGTTAAGAAATTGCTGAGTGGATTATCCAATAAAGCTTCTTCTAACCGAAAGTTTTATAGTACTGGTGAGCTACAGCTCGATAAATCGAACAAGTTGTATGGTTTAGTTCAGTGCACGAGGGACCTATCTCGCCTGGAATGTAAGAAGTGTCTTGATGTTGCAATAAGTGAACTGCCGAAATGTTGTGATGCGAAACGAGGCGGGCGCGTAGGAGGTGGGAGTTGTAACTTCCGATATGAACTTTCCCGCTTCGTTTAG